Proteins encoded in a region of the Salminus brasiliensis chromosome 2, fSalBra1.hap2, whole genome shotgun sequence genome:
- the pmt gene encoding phosphoethanolamine methyltransferase isoform X1 produces the protein MGAESARPGVGKERTSMTEFWKEHSQQATVEEMMLDSNARVLTQHELPEILELLPSLDGINILELGAGIGRYTCHLIGKARHVTAVDFMENFVEKNRKENSHLGNADFIQADVTQLELSENSFDLIFSNWLFMYLSEEELHSLAKKLLSWLRPGGYLFFRESCFHQSGDCKRDFNPTHYRSPAHYNHLMTSVTMEESGEGGTHSYGFETVLCKTVQTYIKMKKNQNQVCWLMQKARRDTVQQHQGGFSTFQQFLDNQQYTRRGILRYEKMFGSGFVSTGGPSTTKEFVDLLNLSPGQKVLDVGCGIGGGDFYMAKNFGVEVLGMDLSANMVEIAMERAVQEKLPSVQFEVSDATKRTFPEGSFDVVYSRDTILHICDKLDLFRKLHSWLKPGGKLLISDYCCGEKPWTPAFQEYVNQRGYILYTPQRYGKFLEEAGFTNVRAEDRTAQFIQVIKDELKRAEEIQNEFIQEFSQEDYDAILNGWTEKLQRCEAGDQRWGLFFATRN, from the exons ATGGGGGCGGAGTCAGCAAGACCTGGAG TAGGAAAAGAACGGACCAGCATGACTGAGTTCTGGAAAGAACATTCCCAGCAGGCTACAGTAGAGGAGATGATGCTGGACTCCAACGCCCGTGTGTTGACCCAGCACGAGTTACCTGAGATACTGGAGCTGTTGCCCAGCCTGGATGGCATCAATATACTGGAGCTGGGAGCCGGCATTGG GCGCTACACATGTCATCTCATCGGCAAGGCCCGTCATGTGACGGCTGTGGACTTCATGGAGAACTTTGTGGAgaagaacagaaaagaaaacagtCACCTTGGCAACGCAGACTTTATCCAAGCTGATGTCACACAGCTGGAGCtgtctgaaaacag TTTTGACCtgatcttctctaactggctgtTCATGTATCTGAGTGAAGAGGAGCTGCACTCACTGGCAAAGAAGCTGCTGTCCTGGCTCCGCCCTGGAGGATACCTCTTCTTCAGAGAATCCTGCTTCCACCAATCAG gaGACTGTAAGAGAGATTTTAACCCCACCCACTACCGCTCGCCAGCTCACTATAACCACCTGATGACTTCTGTGACAATGGAGGAGTCAGGGGAGGGTGGTACACACTCCTATGGGTTTGAGACGGTCCTGTGCAAAACAGTACAGACCTATATCAAG ATGAAAAAGAATCAGAACCAGGTGTGCTGGTTGATGCAGAAGGCTCGCCGGGACACAGTCCAGCAGCACCAAGGCGGTTTCAGCACATTCCAGCAGTTTCTGGACAACCAGCAGTACACACGCAGGGGCATCCTGCGCTATGAGAAGATGTTTGGTTCTGGCTTTGTCAGCACTGGGGGACCAAGTACAACCAAG GAGTTTGTTGACCTGCTGAATCTGAGCCCAGGACAGAAGGTCCTTGACGTTGGCTGTGGAATAGGGGGAGGAGATTTCTATATGGCCAAG AACTTCGGGGTGGAGGTTTTGGGAATGGACCTATCAGCAAACATGGTGGAGATTGCAATGGAGAGGGCAGTACAAGAGAAACTTCCGTCT GTTCAGTTTGAGGTGTCAGACGCCACCAAGAGAACATTTCCAGAAGGCTCCTTTGATGTGGTGTACAGCAGAGACACCATTCTGCACATCTGCGACAAGCTGGACCTCTTTAGAAAACTCCAT TCGTGGCTGAAACCTGGAGGGAAGTTGCTGATCAGTGATTACTGCTGTGGAGAGAAGCCTTGGACTCCTGCCTTCCAGGAGTATGTTAACCAGAGAGGCTACATCCTGTACACACCTCAGAGATATGGCAAG tttttGGAAGAGGCGGGCTTCACTAATGTGAGAGCAGAAGACAGAACTGCCCAGTTCATTCAGGTGATAAAGGACGAGCTTAAAAGAGCAGAGGAGATTCAAAACGAATTTATACAG GAGTTTTCTCAGGAGGACTATGACGCAATTTTAAATGGCTGGACAGAAAAGCTACAGCGCTGTGAGGCTGGAGATCAGCGGTGGGGTCTGTTCTTTGCCACcagaaactga
- the pmt gene encoding phosphoethanolamine methyltransferase isoform X3: MTEFWKEHSQQATVEEMMLDSNARVLTQHELPEILELLPSLDGINILELGAGIGRYTCHLIGKARHVTAVDFMENFVEKNRKENSHLGNADFIQADVTQLELSENSFDLIFSNWLFMYLSEEELHSLAKKLLSWLRPGGYLFFRESCFHQSGDCKRDFNPTHYRSPAHYNHLMTSVTMEESGEGGTHSYGFETVLCKTVQTYIKMKKNQNQVCWLMQKARRDTVQQHQGGFSTFQQFLDNQQYTRRGILRYEKMFGSGFVSTGGPSTTKEFVDLLNLSPGQKVLDVGCGIGGGDFYMAKNFGVEVLGMDLSANMVEIAMERAVQEKLPSVQFEVSDATKRTFPEGSFDVVYSRDTILHICDKLDLFRKLHSWLKPGGKLLISDYCCGEKPWTPAFQEYVNQRGYILYTPQRYGKFLEEAGFTNVRAEDRTAQFIQVIKDELKRAEEIQNEFIQEFSQEDYDAILNGWTEKLQRCEAGDQRWGLFFATRN; encoded by the exons ATGACTGAGTTCTGGAAAGAACATTCCCAGCAGGCTACAGTAGAGGAGATGATGCTGGACTCCAACGCCCGTGTGTTGACCCAGCACGAGTTACCTGAGATACTGGAGCTGTTGCCCAGCCTGGATGGCATCAATATACTGGAGCTGGGAGCCGGCATTGG GCGCTACACATGTCATCTCATCGGCAAGGCCCGTCATGTGACGGCTGTGGACTTCATGGAGAACTTTGTGGAgaagaacagaaaagaaaacagtCACCTTGGCAACGCAGACTTTATCCAAGCTGATGTCACACAGCTGGAGCtgtctgaaaacag TTTTGACCtgatcttctctaactggctgtTCATGTATCTGAGTGAAGAGGAGCTGCACTCACTGGCAAAGAAGCTGCTGTCCTGGCTCCGCCCTGGAGGATACCTCTTCTTCAGAGAATCCTGCTTCCACCAATCAG gaGACTGTAAGAGAGATTTTAACCCCACCCACTACCGCTCGCCAGCTCACTATAACCACCTGATGACTTCTGTGACAATGGAGGAGTCAGGGGAGGGTGGTACACACTCCTATGGGTTTGAGACGGTCCTGTGCAAAACAGTACAGACCTATATCAAG ATGAAAAAGAATCAGAACCAGGTGTGCTGGTTGATGCAGAAGGCTCGCCGGGACACAGTCCAGCAGCACCAAGGCGGTTTCAGCACATTCCAGCAGTTTCTGGACAACCAGCAGTACACACGCAGGGGCATCCTGCGCTATGAGAAGATGTTTGGTTCTGGCTTTGTCAGCACTGGGGGACCAAGTACAACCAAG GAGTTTGTTGACCTGCTGAATCTGAGCCCAGGACAGAAGGTCCTTGACGTTGGCTGTGGAATAGGGGGAGGAGATTTCTATATGGCCAAG AACTTCGGGGTGGAGGTTTTGGGAATGGACCTATCAGCAAACATGGTGGAGATTGCAATGGAGAGGGCAGTACAAGAGAAACTTCCGTCT GTTCAGTTTGAGGTGTCAGACGCCACCAAGAGAACATTTCCAGAAGGCTCCTTTGATGTGGTGTACAGCAGAGACACCATTCTGCACATCTGCGACAAGCTGGACCTCTTTAGAAAACTCCAT TCGTGGCTGAAACCTGGAGGGAAGTTGCTGATCAGTGATTACTGCTGTGGAGAGAAGCCTTGGACTCCTGCCTTCCAGGAGTATGTTAACCAGAGAGGCTACATCCTGTACACACCTCAGAGATATGGCAAG tttttGGAAGAGGCGGGCTTCACTAATGTGAGAGCAGAAGACAGAACTGCCCAGTTCATTCAGGTGATAAAGGACGAGCTTAAAAGAGCAGAGGAGATTCAAAACGAATTTATACAG GAGTTTTCTCAGGAGGACTATGACGCAATTTTAAATGGCTGGACAGAAAAGCTACAGCGCTGTGAGGCTGGAGATCAGCGGTGGGGTCTGTTCTTTGCCACcagaaactga
- the pmt gene encoding phosphoethanolamine methyltransferase isoform X2, which translates to MDKGKERTSMTEFWKEHSQQATVEEMMLDSNARVLTQHELPEILELLPSLDGINILELGAGIGRYTCHLIGKARHVTAVDFMENFVEKNRKENSHLGNADFIQADVTQLELSENSFDLIFSNWLFMYLSEEELHSLAKKLLSWLRPGGYLFFRESCFHQSGDCKRDFNPTHYRSPAHYNHLMTSVTMEESGEGGTHSYGFETVLCKTVQTYIKMKKNQNQVCWLMQKARRDTVQQHQGGFSTFQQFLDNQQYTRRGILRYEKMFGSGFVSTGGPSTTKEFVDLLNLSPGQKVLDVGCGIGGGDFYMAKNFGVEVLGMDLSANMVEIAMERAVQEKLPSVQFEVSDATKRTFPEGSFDVVYSRDTILHICDKLDLFRKLHSWLKPGGKLLISDYCCGEKPWTPAFQEYVNQRGYILYTPQRYGKFLEEAGFTNVRAEDRTAQFIQVIKDELKRAEEIQNEFIQEFSQEDYDAILNGWTEKLQRCEAGDQRWGLFFATRN; encoded by the exons ATGGACAAAG GAAAAGAACGGACCAGCATGACTGAGTTCTGGAAAGAACATTCCCAGCAGGCTACAGTAGAGGAGATGATGCTGGACTCCAACGCCCGTGTGTTGACCCAGCACGAGTTACCTGAGATACTGGAGCTGTTGCCCAGCCTGGATGGCATCAATATACTGGAGCTGGGAGCCGGCATTGG GCGCTACACATGTCATCTCATCGGCAAGGCCCGTCATGTGACGGCTGTGGACTTCATGGAGAACTTTGTGGAgaagaacagaaaagaaaacagtCACCTTGGCAACGCAGACTTTATCCAAGCTGATGTCACACAGCTGGAGCtgtctgaaaacag TTTTGACCtgatcttctctaactggctgtTCATGTATCTGAGTGAAGAGGAGCTGCACTCACTGGCAAAGAAGCTGCTGTCCTGGCTCCGCCCTGGAGGATACCTCTTCTTCAGAGAATCCTGCTTCCACCAATCAG gaGACTGTAAGAGAGATTTTAACCCCACCCACTACCGCTCGCCAGCTCACTATAACCACCTGATGACTTCTGTGACAATGGAGGAGTCAGGGGAGGGTGGTACACACTCCTATGGGTTTGAGACGGTCCTGTGCAAAACAGTACAGACCTATATCAAG ATGAAAAAGAATCAGAACCAGGTGTGCTGGTTGATGCAGAAGGCTCGCCGGGACACAGTCCAGCAGCACCAAGGCGGTTTCAGCACATTCCAGCAGTTTCTGGACAACCAGCAGTACACACGCAGGGGCATCCTGCGCTATGAGAAGATGTTTGGTTCTGGCTTTGTCAGCACTGGGGGACCAAGTACAACCAAG GAGTTTGTTGACCTGCTGAATCTGAGCCCAGGACAGAAGGTCCTTGACGTTGGCTGTGGAATAGGGGGAGGAGATTTCTATATGGCCAAG AACTTCGGGGTGGAGGTTTTGGGAATGGACCTATCAGCAAACATGGTGGAGATTGCAATGGAGAGGGCAGTACAAGAGAAACTTCCGTCT GTTCAGTTTGAGGTGTCAGACGCCACCAAGAGAACATTTCCAGAAGGCTCCTTTGATGTGGTGTACAGCAGAGACACCATTCTGCACATCTGCGACAAGCTGGACCTCTTTAGAAAACTCCAT TCGTGGCTGAAACCTGGAGGGAAGTTGCTGATCAGTGATTACTGCTGTGGAGAGAAGCCTTGGACTCCTGCCTTCCAGGAGTATGTTAACCAGAGAGGCTACATCCTGTACACACCTCAGAGATATGGCAAG tttttGGAAGAGGCGGGCTTCACTAATGTGAGAGCAGAAGACAGAACTGCCCAGTTCATTCAGGTGATAAAGGACGAGCTTAAAAGAGCAGAGGAGATTCAAAACGAATTTATACAG GAGTTTTCTCAGGAGGACTATGACGCAATTTTAAATGGCTGGACAGAAAAGCTACAGCGCTGTGAGGCTGGAGATCAGCGGTGGGGTCTGTTCTTTGCCACcagaaactga